One stretch of Niallia sp. XMNu-256 DNA includes these proteins:
- a CDS encoding phosphocarrier protein HPr, whose protein sequence is MAEKTFTIVDEAGIHARPATLLVNTATKFSSDISMEFNGKKVNLKSIMGVMSLGVSKGSEVKIIAEGDDSEDAMAALTTAMQENKLI, encoded by the coding sequence ATGGCAGAAAAAACATTTACAATTGTTGATGAAGCAGGAATCCATGCACGTCCAGCAACACTTTTAGTTAATACCGCAACAAAATTCAGTTCCGATATTAGTATGGAATTCAACGGCAAAAAGGTAAACCTTAAGTCGATCATGGGTGTGATGTCTTTAGGTGTTTCTAAAGGATCGGAAGTAAAGATCATTGCAGAAGGTGACGATTCAGAAGATGCAATGGCAGCTTTAACAACAGCCATGCAAGAAAACAAATTAATCTAA
- a CDS encoding ABC transporter ATP-binding protein — protein MSILEVENFSVRFKQYGAGLKKMDQIAISNVSISLEEGEILAVVGASGSGKSLLAHGILGILPSNAKTSGIIKYKGELLTLKRQKALRGKEIALVPQSVNFLDPLMRVGKQVRASANSGDRAALQRKVFKRYHLKKEVETMYPFQLSGGMARRALLSTAMVSGANVIIADEPTPGLDPVVIKEALTNFREFANQGCAVMLITHDIESALHIADKIAVFYAGTTVEVAPVEDFAGQGEALRHPYTKALWRALPQNDFIPIPGSQPRSNELPKGCSFAPRCPIATSKCEGVMPDIREVRNGWVRCDHAY, from the coding sequence ATGTCTATTTTAGAAGTAGAAAATTTTTCCGTACGATTCAAACAATATGGCGCTGGCCTTAAAAAAATGGATCAGATAGCGATTTCGAATGTAAGTATTTCCCTAGAGGAAGGCGAAATTCTGGCGGTTGTAGGGGCGAGTGGATCAGGGAAAAGCTTGCTTGCCCATGGGATTCTCGGGATTCTGCCAAGCAATGCGAAAACGAGTGGCATCATTAAATATAAAGGGGAACTTCTAACCTTGAAACGACAAAAGGCTTTGCGTGGAAAGGAAATTGCACTCGTTCCACAATCAGTCAACTTTCTCGATCCGCTTATGCGTGTTGGAAAACAAGTCCGTGCATCTGCCAACAGTGGAGATCGGGCTGCACTTCAACGTAAAGTGTTCAAGCGTTATCATTTAAAAAAAGAAGTAGAAACGATGTATCCCTTTCAGCTTTCGGGTGGAATGGCGCGGAGGGCACTTCTTTCGACTGCAATGGTCAGCGGGGCAAACGTAATCATTGCGGACGAACCGACTCCAGGTCTAGATCCGGTCGTGATTAAAGAGGCTTTAACCAATTTCCGAGAGTTTGCTAATCAAGGCTGTGCCGTTATGTTGATTACCCATGATATCGAATCGGCTCTTCACATCGCCGATAAAATTGCTGTATTTTATGCGGGAACGACAGTGGAAGTCGCTCCAGTGGAGGATTTTGCAGGACAAGGGGAGGCCTTGAGACATCCGTATACGAAGGCGTTATGGAGGGCGCTTCCGCAAAATGATTTTATACCGATTCCAGGCTCACAGCCCCGTTCAAACGAGTTGCCTAAAGGGTGCTCATTCGCCCCCCGTTGTCCAATCGCAACTTCTAAATGTGAAGGAGTCATGCCAGACATAAGGGAAGTGCGCAACGGTTGGGTGAGGTGTGATCATGCATATTGA
- a CDS encoding ABC transporter substrate-binding protein, with protein sequence MLAGCTESKPAPENTKDNERKNDELVLAFGSEPESGFDPTTGWGRYGSPLFQSTLLKRDDKLNIVHDLATGYEVNEAGNVWTVHIRDDVKFSDGQPLTADDVVFTFETAAKNGSVVDLHLLEKVEATDKHTVQFTLKEPQSTFVNTLIATGIVPEHAYGSDYAENPIGSGPFQLVQWDKGQQVIVEANPEYYEKQPYFKKITFLFLNEDAAFAAAQAGKVDLAAIPAAFSKQEVPGMKLESFETVDNRGIAFPYVKSGKLTEDGHPIGNDVTADPAIRQAINLAVDRQALVDGILEGHGTPAYTSVDGLPWWNPETVIEEADLEGLRKLLTEAGWKDGNGDGTLEKGALKAEFTLYYPANDTIRQSLAIAVADRMKPLGIGIHLEGASWDVIEKEMHANPVLMGWGSHDPYEMVSIYGSENAGVDYFNTGYYQNKTVDDYFEKALHASTEEEAIQYWKKAQWDGTTGLSAKGDAPWAWLVNINHLYLVKEGLDMGEQRIHVHGHGWPATDNIADWKWTD encoded by the coding sequence GTGCTTGCGGGCTGTACGGAGTCGAAGCCCGCTCCCGAAAATACAAAAGACAACGAACGAAAAAATGACGAGCTAGTGCTTGCCTTTGGGTCGGAGCCTGAAAGTGGTTTTGATCCGACGACAGGCTGGGGGCGCTATGGCTCTCCGCTTTTTCAAAGTACATTGCTAAAAAGAGATGACAAACTTAATATTGTTCATGATTTGGCAACAGGCTATGAGGTGAATGAAGCGGGCAATGTTTGGACCGTCCACATCCGAGATGATGTAAAATTCTCAGATGGACAACCTTTAACGGCTGACGATGTTGTATTTACGTTTGAAACAGCTGCGAAAAATGGGTCTGTCGTGGATTTACATCTTTTAGAAAAAGTCGAGGCAACAGATAAGCATACTGTCCAATTTACTTTAAAAGAGCCGCAATCAACCTTTGTGAACACGTTGATAGCTACGGGAATTGTGCCAGAACATGCATATGGGTCAGACTATGCTGAAAATCCGATCGGATCTGGGCCGTTTCAGCTCGTCCAATGGGATAAAGGACAGCAAGTCATTGTTGAAGCAAATCCTGAATACTATGAAAAGCAGCCTTATTTTAAAAAGATAACCTTTCTATTTTTAAACGAGGATGCTGCATTTGCTGCTGCTCAAGCGGGTAAAGTTGATTTGGCCGCCATCCCTGCAGCCTTTAGCAAACAAGAAGTACCAGGGATGAAGTTGGAATCGTTCGAAACCGTTGACAATCGCGGAATTGCGTTTCCATATGTTAAGTCAGGAAAGCTTACAGAAGACGGGCATCCCATTGGGAATGATGTAACGGCCGATCCAGCGATTCGCCAAGCGATTAATCTGGCCGTTGACAGACAAGCCCTTGTTGATGGGATCTTAGAAGGACATGGTACCCCTGCTTATACGTCTGTTGACGGTCTTCCATGGTGGAATCCGGAAACCGTTATTGAAGAAGCTGATTTAGAAGGGTTAAGAAAGCTTTTAACGGAAGCAGGCTGGAAAGATGGGAACGGAGATGGAACGTTAGAGAAAGGGGCTTTAAAAGCTGAATTCACTCTGTATTATCCAGCGAATGATACGATACGACAATCCCTTGCGATTGCCGTTGCGGATAGGATGAAGCCACTTGGGATTGGCATCCACTTAGAAGGAGCCAGCTGGGACGTCATTGAAAAAGAAATGCATGCCAATCCTGTTCTAATGGGCTGGGGAAGTCATGACCCTTATGAAATGGTATCGATTTATGGAAGTGAAAATGCCGGGGTAGATTACTTTAACACAGGTTATTATCAAAATAAAACAGTAGACGACTATTTTGAAAAGGCGCTTCATGCTTCCACTGAAGAAGAAGCCATTCAATATTGGAAAAAAGCTCAATGGGATGGAACGACCGGTTTGAGTGCAAAAGGGGACGCTCCATGGGCATGGCTCGTGAATATTAATCACTTATACCTCGTGAAAGAAGGATTGGATATGGGTGAACAAAGAATCCATGTGCACGGACATGGCTGGCCAGCTACCGATAATATTGCCGATTGGAAGTGGACTGATTAA
- a CDS encoding ABC transporter permease, producing MRNILSVNRRQRTLFSIVFAAVFLALILLGSFLLNEKGLASNLQIRHSPPSFTHPFGTDWLGRDMFTRTIKGLSLSIWVGLIGAISSVSIALFLGMAAATMGKAADRFLSWLIDLFLSVPHLVTLILISFTLGGGFKGIVIGLALTHWPSLARVIRAEVMQVRSAEFVEVSRKMGKSTWWIAVHHILPHVFPQLLIGFMLMFPHVILHEAAVTFLGLGMSPHEPAIGVILSESMKHLSAGMWWLAFFPGLCLLFIVRAFDQIGENVRVWIDPTRAPDE from the coding sequence ATGAGGAACATACTCTCTGTTAATAGAAGGCAAAGAACCCTTTTTTCAATCGTCTTTGCCGCTGTTTTTTTGGCACTGATTCTTTTAGGAAGCTTTTTACTCAACGAAAAAGGTCTAGCAAGCAATCTTCAAATTCGCCATTCTCCTCCCTCCTTTACCCATCCTTTTGGTACCGATTGGTTGGGAAGAGATATGTTTACACGAACAATAAAGGGGCTTTCGTTAAGTATTTGGGTTGGTTTAATTGGAGCGATTAGCAGTGTATCGATCGCTCTTTTTCTAGGGATGGCTGCTGCAACCATGGGGAAAGCAGCCGATCGATTCCTCTCATGGCTGATTGACCTTTTTCTAAGTGTCCCGCATTTAGTCACCTTGATTTTGATCTCCTTTACTCTCGGTGGCGGCTTTAAAGGGATTGTCATCGGCCTGGCGTTAACTCATTGGCCAAGCTTAGCCCGTGTGATTCGTGCAGAGGTGATGCAAGTTCGCTCCGCAGAGTTTGTGGAAGTGTCCCGGAAAATGGGAAAGTCAACATGGTGGATTGCGGTTCATCATATTCTCCCCCACGTTTTTCCCCAGCTTTTAATTGGGTTTATGCTGATGTTTCCACATGTGATTTTACATGAAGCAGCGGTTACCTTTTTAGGTTTGGGGATGTCTCCTCATGAACCAGCCATTGGGGTAATTTTATCGGAATCAATGAAACATTTATCTGCGGGAATGTGGTGGCTCGCTTTTTTCCCAGGGCTCTGCTTGCTGTTCATTGTCAGGGCATTTGATCAGATTGGTGAAAATGTGAGGGTGTGGATCGATCCAACGAGAGCTCCCGATGAATAA
- a CDS encoding ATP-binding protein, protein MRKAMSIRFLISASFVILMVATLIAASSVIFTSWSKSSNIIIEKMENDASKDIVNEIDTLLHIPININKLNDHIIANNLIDFNNDKERDVYFASTIQSSDAEIYSFSYGLENGEYYGARRNSNDQIEIYQSTPGTAGHSFYYSTNEDLTKGRLVEDFGEYDPRTREWYQLAKETGVPIFSKPYKHFVNNDLAITSAYPIFNNDGSLQGVLGATMTLTKLNRFLEETLEDKTRTALVIDRNTGELVGNSLGSPNFTPLSDGTYERLTVHSIKNNAIVAAYEAYKENASNKDFIQEVNNGEVHVKLTEYKHPGIDWLIITAIPDTIFTAEINQNIQTAILLSAIALLLSFVIYGKSTDVILKPINELIGTAEKFSKGDLRQRAKVYKNDEIGNLTSAFNKMADELDKHIHHLEDKVKERTAEIEKTNLELKCAKLEADKANQAKSEFLANMSHEIRTPLNAVIGFSELLSNTIQDDKQKNYIQTINVAGNNLLTIINDILDLSKIEAGKVELHFKPINLRTILKEIQAMFTHNVQDTGIEFILDVQDDLPELILFDDVRIRQILLNLANNAVKFTEKGHVKITLQVSPSRSHDLSSIDLKIFVEDTGIGIPENEKDRIFEAFTQISGQSIKKYGGTGLGLSITKRLIEMLNGSIIVESEVGKGSTFFIQFNNIQVAATGDIHEQTDLYYHWKDKFSNETILVIDDIETNRYLLKEWLTSFGFQVILAENGYEALKICESQKPNLVITDLVMPVMDGFETARNLKEKLETNNIPIIALSASTLIDKPEGYFDDYLIKPVNIGQLLKKIAKHLHLENETDSPLSKEEKSFQSDMLTHEIREELKPLTVKLNSSLIISHVKHFAGTLISLGEKHQLEWMIAEGEELLSYANCYDIVKIKFHLKKWKKIIIEGKPNGK, encoded by the coding sequence ATGAGGAAAGCAATGTCCATTCGCTTTTTAATCAGTGCATCTTTTGTAATTCTGATGGTCGCCACCTTGATTGCGGCCAGTTCCGTTATTTTCACTAGTTGGAGCAAATCCTCTAATATTATTATTGAAAAAATGGAGAATGATGCGAGTAAAGATATCGTTAATGAAATCGACACGCTCTTACACATTCCCATTAATATTAATAAACTTAACGATCATATCATTGCAAATAATTTAATCGATTTTAATAATGACAAAGAACGGGATGTTTATTTTGCTAGCACAATCCAATCGAGTGACGCAGAAATTTATAGCTTTAGCTATGGTTTAGAAAATGGGGAGTATTACGGAGCCCGTCGAAACTCTAACGATCAAATTGAAATTTATCAGAGTACTCCTGGAACAGCCGGACATTCATTCTATTATTCTACAAATGAAGACTTGACCAAAGGCCGACTTGTGGAGGACTTTGGCGAGTATGACCCTCGGACGAGAGAGTGGTATCAATTGGCAAAGGAGACGGGGGTTCCGATCTTTTCCAAGCCGTACAAACATTTTGTGAATAATGACCTTGCTATTACATCTGCTTACCCCATTTTTAATAACGATGGGAGTCTACAAGGTGTATTAGGGGCAACGATGACGTTAACAAAGTTAAACCGATTTTTAGAAGAAACTCTTGAGGATAAAACGCGAACGGCTCTTGTTATTGATCGAAATACAGGAGAACTAGTAGGAAATTCGCTGGGTAGCCCTAACTTCACCCCTCTTTCCGATGGAACTTATGAGAGGTTGACCGTCCATTCAATCAAGAACAATGCGATTGTAGCTGCTTATGAAGCCTATAAAGAGAATGCATCGAATAAGGATTTCATCCAGGAAGTGAACAATGGAGAGGTACATGTTAAATTAACTGAATACAAACATCCAGGGATTGACTGGTTAATTATTACCGCCATTCCTGACACGATATTCACAGCGGAAATCAACCAAAACATTCAGACCGCTATTCTTTTATCTGCTATTGCTCTGCTCCTTTCATTTGTTATTTATGGAAAAAGCACGGATGTAATTTTAAAACCGATTAATGAACTGATCGGAACAGCCGAGAAGTTTTCAAAGGGGGATCTCCGCCAAAGAGCGAAGGTGTATAAGAATGATGAAATTGGCAATCTTACCAGCGCCTTTAACAAAATGGCAGATGAACTGGATAAACATATTCACCATCTTGAAGATAAAGTTAAAGAAAGAACAGCAGAAATTGAAAAAACCAATCTTGAATTAAAATGTGCGAAACTGGAAGCAGATAAGGCCAATCAAGCGAAAAGTGAATTTCTCGCTAATATGAGCCATGAAATCCGCACGCCTTTAAACGCGGTCATTGGATTCAGCGAACTCTTATCCAATACCATTCAGGACGATAAACAAAAGAATTATATTCAAACGATTAACGTGGCAGGAAATAATCTGCTCACCATTATCAATGATATTCTTGACCTTTCCAAAATCGAAGCTGGCAAAGTTGAATTGCACTTTAAACCGATTAACTTAAGAACGATATTGAAAGAAATACAAGCGATGTTCACACACAATGTTCAAGATACAGGGATTGAGTTTATCCTCGACGTTCAGGATGACTTGCCAGAATTGATTCTATTTGATGATGTACGAATCCGACAAATTTTATTAAATTTAGCTAATAATGCGGTTAAATTTACGGAAAAAGGGCATGTAAAGATTACTTTACAAGTTTCCCCCTCTCGTTCCCATGATCTTAGTTCGATCGATCTCAAGATTTTCGTTGAAGATACCGGGATTGGGATCCCTGAAAACGAAAAAGACAGAATCTTTGAGGCGTTCACCCAAATATCCGGCCAAAGCATTAAAAAATACGGGGGCACTGGATTGGGACTTTCTATTACGAAGAGATTAATAGAAATGTTGAATGGATCCATCATAGTTGAAAGTGAAGTTGGAAAAGGCTCCACGTTTTTCATTCAATTTAATAATATCCAAGTGGCTGCAACGGGTGACATACATGAACAAACTGATTTGTATTACCATTGGAAAGATAAGTTTTCTAATGAAACGATTCTTGTTATTGATGACATTGAGACGAATCGATATTTATTAAAAGAATGGCTCACTTCATTTGGCTTTCAGGTCATATTGGCAGAAAATGGATATGAGGCTTTAAAAATCTGTGAATCTCAAAAACCAAATCTAGTAATTACAGACTTAGTTATGCCTGTTATGGACGGATTCGAAACAGCTAGGAACTTGAAGGAAAAGCTAGAAACGAACAATATTCCGATCATTGCCTTAAGTGCCTCTACTCTTATAGATAAGCCCGAGGGTTATTTTGATGATTATTTGATTAAGCCTGTCAATATTGGGCAATTGTTAAAGAAAATCGCCAAACATCTTCATTTGGAAAATGAAACAGACAGTCCGCTGTCAAAAGAGGAAAAGTCGTTTCAATCGGACATGCTTACACATGAAATAAGAGAAGAACTGAAGCCATTAACGGTTAAATTAAACTCTTCCTTGATCATAAGTCATGTCAAACACTTTGCTGGAACGCTGATTTCATTGGGTGAAAAGCATCAATTGGAGTGGATGATTGCCGAGGGAGAAGAATTGCTGAGCTATGCCAATTGTTATGATATCGTGAAAATTAAATTCCATTTAAAGAAATGGAAAAAAATAATAATAGAGGGTAAACCAAATGGAAAATAA
- a CDS encoding ABC transporter permease: protein MAYQIIKFLLLKGIRMGTLLVAICFISFLLVKNSPIDPVQAYIGADMLKVSPEQRAAIENYWGLNEPVMVQFINWGSALFSGDLGTSMIFRRPVVDIIGERFFNSLALMVTAWVLSGIIGFTMGVIAAMKKGTWIDRIIKWYCFTLASTPTFWMGLLILIVFAVWLKWFPIGMGVPAGVLAEDVTLADKINHLILPALTLSIVGVANVALHTRQKLIDVLASDYVLFARARGEYGFRLFWRHGLRNIALPAITLQFAAFSELFGGAVLAEQVFSYPGLGQATVEAGLRGDVPLLLGLVIFSTLFVFAGNLLADLSYRFLDPRIREERSLGS, encoded by the coding sequence GTGGCTTATCAAATAATTAAGTTTCTCTTATTAAAAGGAATCCGGATGGGAACGTTGCTTGTTGCCATCTGTTTCATTTCCTTTCTACTCGTCAAAAATTCTCCGATTGACCCGGTTCAAGCCTATATCGGGGCAGATATGTTGAAAGTAAGTCCCGAGCAGCGTGCGGCAATTGAAAATTATTGGGGACTTAATGAACCAGTGATGGTTCAGTTTATCAACTGGGGATCTGCCTTGTTCAGCGGAGATTTAGGAACTTCAATGATCTTTCGCCGTCCTGTTGTTGACATTATTGGTGAACGTTTCTTCAACTCCTTAGCTCTCATGGTAACGGCTTGGGTGTTATCCGGCATTATCGGCTTTACTATGGGTGTCATTGCTGCGATGAAGAAAGGAACGTGGATCGATCGCATCATTAAATGGTATTGTTTCACCCTCGCCTCGACTCCAACATTTTGGATGGGGTTGCTGATTTTGATTGTTTTTGCTGTATGGCTAAAATGGTTTCCGATTGGGATGGGTGTTCCAGCAGGGGTCCTTGCCGAAGATGTGACATTGGCAGATAAAATTAACCATCTAATTCTCCCTGCTCTAACGCTTAGCATTGTCGGAGTGGCGAATGTCGCTTTGCATACAAGACAAAAGTTGATCGATGTGCTCGCTAGTGATTATGTGCTTTTCGCAAGAGCAAGAGGGGAATATGGCTTTCGCCTCTTTTGGAGACACGGGTTAAGAAACATCGCCTTGCCAGCGATTACGTTACAGTTTGCAGCGTTTAGCGAATTGTTTGGAGGGGCCGTGTTAGCTGAGCAAGTTTTTTCCTACCCTGGATTAGGACAGGCTACCGTAGAGGCTGGATTAAGAGGGGATGTTCCTTTGCTGCTAGGATTAGTTATTTTTAGTACCCTGTTTGTTTTTGCTGGTAATTTACTAGCGGATCTTAGTTATCGATTTTTAGATCCACGGATAAGAGAGGAGCGTTCGCTAGGATCATGA
- the tkt gene encoding transketolase: MTSLQTKQNIEQLAINTIRTLSIDSIEKANSGHPGIAMGAAPMAYTLWAKEMNFNPSNPDWLNRDRFVLSAGHGSALLYSMLHLFGYDVSLDDLKNFRQWGSKTPGHPEFGHTAGVDATTGPLGQGIAMAVGMAMAERHLAETYNKENYQVIDHYTYSLCGDGDLMEGVSAEAASLAAHLKLGRLVVLYDSNDISLDGDLNLSFSESVAKRYEAYGWQVLRVEDGNDLDEIQKAIQEAKADTNRPTLIEVKTTIGYGSPNKSGSSVSHGAPLGTDEVKLTKSFYGWNFEEPFYVPEEVREHYNTFVEAGKTKEQAWNDLFANYKEAYPELAAQLESAVKGELPENWEAALPTFEDDSKMATRASSGKVLNAAADVVPQLIGGSADLAGSNKTLISSEKNYALDGYAARNIWFGVREFAMGAAINGMALHGGVKVFGATFFVFSDYLRPAIRLAALMNLPVTYVFTHDSIAVGEDGPTHQPVEHLAALRAMPNVDVIRPADAKETQAAWRLALESVNRPTALILTRQDLPTLANDQEQVYEGVKKGAYVVSPAKGETAGLLIATGSEVSLALQAQNELEKEGISVSVVSMPSWPRFQEQSVEYKESVLPSNVEARVGIELGASFGWREYIGLKGETITIDQFGASAPASTLLQEYGFTVENVVATFKRVVKQ; encoded by the coding sequence TTGACGTCATTACAAACGAAACAAAATATTGAGCAATTAGCCATCAACACAATCCGTACATTATCTATTGATTCCATTGAAAAAGCCAATTCAGGTCATCCGGGAATTGCGATGGGTGCTGCTCCAATGGCATACACATTATGGGCAAAAGAGATGAACTTCAATCCAAGTAATCCTGATTGGTTGAACCGTGATCGTTTTGTATTATCGGCTGGTCATGGATCGGCGTTATTATACAGCATGCTTCACTTATTTGGCTATGATGTATCCCTTGACGACTTGAAAAATTTCCGTCAATGGGGAAGTAAAACACCAGGACATCCGGAGTTCGGCCACACAGCAGGAGTGGATGCCACAACAGGTCCACTAGGTCAGGGAATTGCGATGGCAGTGGGAATGGCAATGGCTGAACGACACCTAGCCGAAACATACAATAAAGAAAATTATCAAGTAATTGACCACTATACATACAGCCTTTGTGGCGATGGGGATTTAATGGAAGGGGTTTCTGCAGAAGCGGCTTCTCTAGCAGCTCACCTCAAACTAGGCCGTCTAGTTGTTCTATATGATTCAAACGACATCTCTTTAGATGGGGATTTAAATCTATCCTTCTCTGAAAGTGTTGCCAAACGTTATGAGGCATACGGCTGGCAAGTCCTTCGTGTAGAAGATGGAAATGATTTGGACGAGATCCAAAAAGCGATTCAAGAGGCAAAAGCAGATACAAACCGTCCGACTTTAATTGAAGTGAAGACAACCATTGGATATGGTTCGCCAAATAAATCAGGTTCATCAGTTAGTCATGGTGCGCCACTTGGAACAGATGAAGTGAAATTAACGAAGTCTTTCTATGGTTGGAATTTTGAAGAACCATTTTATGTACCTGAAGAAGTAAGGGAACATTACAACACTTTCGTTGAAGCAGGGAAAACAAAAGAGCAAGCATGGAATGATCTTTTTGCTAACTATAAGGAAGCCTATCCAGAACTTGCGGCTCAATTGGAAAGCGCGGTTAAAGGTGAACTTCCTGAGAACTGGGAAGCGGCTCTTCCAACCTTTGAAGATGATTCAAAAATGGCAACAAGAGCTTCATCTGGAAAAGTCTTAAATGCAGCGGCTGACGTTGTTCCACAATTAATTGGTGGTTCTGCAGACCTGGCTGGCTCTAATAAAACGTTGATCTCATCAGAAAAAAATTATGCGCTTGATGGCTATGCTGCCCGAAATATTTGGTTCGGTGTTCGTGAATTTGCGATGGGAGCAGCGATCAACGGAATGGCCTTACATGGCGGTGTCAAAGTATTCGGTGCGACTTTCTTTGTATTCTCTGATTATCTACGTCCTGCGATTCGCTTAGCCGCTCTAATGAACTTACCGGTAACGTATGTGTTTACACATGATAGTATTGCCGTTGGAGAAGATGGACCAACACACCAACCAGTTGAACATCTTGCCGCATTACGGGCAATGCCGAATGTGGATGTAATTCGTCCGGCTGACGCGAAAGAAACACAAGCTGCATGGAGATTGGCACTAGAAAGTGTCAACCGCCCAACTGCTTTAATTTTAACACGCCAAGATTTACCAACACTGGCAAACGATCAAGAACAAGTTTATGAAGGTGTGAAAAAAGGTGCTTACGTTGTTTCACCAGCAAAAGGGGAAACAGCAGGTCTCTTAATCGCAACGGGTTCAGAAGTCTCCTTAGCACTTCAAGCGCAAAACGAATTAGAAAAAGAAGGAATCTCTGTATCAGTAGTCAGCATGCCTAGCTGGCCGCGTTTCCAAGAGCAATCTGTCGAATATAAAGAAAGTGTCCTTCCATCAAATGTAGAAGCCAGGGTTGGAATTGAATTAGGCGCTTCATTTGGTTGGAGAGAATATATTGGTCTAAAAGGTGAAACAATAACCATTGATCAATTTGGAGCATCTGCACCAGCGAGCACGCTATTACAAGAATACGGTTTTACTGTGGAAAATGTAGTAGCAACGTTTAAAAGGGTAGTAAAACAATAA
- a CDS encoding lipoate--protein ligase has translation MLFVDNKGINDPQINLAIEEYILTHLDINESYLLFYINAPSIIIGRNQNTIEEINTEYVEKSNVIVVRRMSGGGAVYHDLGNLNYSFITKDEGNSLQDNFKKFTKPVIDALQRLGANAQLMGRNDIEIDGKKVSGTAQFATGGRMYTHGTLMLQSDLDNVGKALRPKKEKIESKGVKSVRARVGNISDFINEPMTIEEFRQFILKSVFEQEGGEIKEYVLTDKDWEKIHELSKNKYQTWEWNYGKSPKFDMQHSHRFPVGTIDVRLDVAKGVIKDIKIYGDFFGWGEVADIEEKLKGVRYERTALEEALQDIDIPHYFGNIEKDEFIGLIY, from the coding sequence ATGTTATTTGTCGATAATAAAGGAATTAACGATCCGCAAATTAATTTAGCCATTGAAGAGTACATCTTAACGCACTTGGATATTAATGAATCTTATTTGCTTTTTTATATTAATGCTCCTTCCATTATCATTGGTCGTAATCAAAATACGATTGAAGAGATTAATACAGAGTATGTTGAAAAGAGCAATGTAATTGTTGTACGCCGGATGTCTGGTGGTGGGGCCGTGTATCATGACTTAGGCAACTTAAATTATAGTTTTATTACAAAAGATGAAGGCAATAGTCTGCAAGATAATTTTAAAAAGTTCACCAAGCCGGTAATTGATGCACTTCAGAGGTTGGGCGCAAATGCTCAATTAATGGGTCGTAATGATATTGAGATTGATGGAAAGAAGGTATCTGGAACGGCTCAATTTGCTACAGGCGGCCGGATGTATACACATGGAACACTTATGCTCCAATCGGATCTGGACAATGTAGGGAAAGCATTAAGGCCGAAAAAGGAAAAGATTGAATCCAAAGGCGTTAAATCCGTTCGGGCTCGGGTTGGAAATATTTCCGATTTTATCAATGAGCCGATGACAATTGAGGAGTTTCGCCAATTCATATTGAAAAGCGTGTTTGAACAAGAAGGCGGCGAGATCAAGGAATACGTGCTCACAGACAAGGATTGGGAGAAAATCCATGAGCTTTCGAAAAATAAATATCAAACATGGGAATGGAATTATGGAAAGTCCCCTAAATTTGATATGCAACACTCCCATCGTTTCCCGGTAGGAACCATCGATGTGCGTCTTGATGTCGCAAAAGGGGTTATCAAGGATATCAAAATCTATGGCGACTTCTTCGGTTGGGGCGAAGTAGCTGATATTGAAGAAAAGCTAAAAGGGGTACGCTACGAAAGAACTGCCCTTGAAGAAGCATTACAGGACATTGACATCCCACACTACTTTGGAAACATCGAGAAAGACGAATTTATTGGATTGATCTACTAA